The genomic segment AATTGTCCTCGTCAACTTTTGTGAGGACCACAGAACCTAAGATCATTTCATTCCTTGCCGTCAATTCAAGAATTGTATTTTGGGACGGTGCGATCTTGAATGGAATTGGTGTCTGATCTAGCTTATAACCGAATGGAGCTTTCGTTTCAACAAACTGATAGCTGCCTGGGTTCAAACCGTTTTTAGTGATTTTTCCGTCGCTACCTGTTGTCAAACCTTGTTCAAGCACTTTTCCAGTTGCATCTTGCAACTCAAATACTGCATTTCCAAGTGTGATTTTCGAGTTATCCTTGTCGACCTTCTTAAGTTCGACTGCCCCTTTGATAATATTATTTTTTACCTGGTCTAATTTAACAACCTCAAGTTGGTTCTCTCCGATTGTAAACGGAATCGGCGTATTATCTACTAAATAACCATTCGGAGCAATTCGCTCGATAAATTGATAATCACCTGGATCCAAACCTTCTTTATAGATGATTCCCATTTCATCAGTAGGCAGTAAGCCGATTGTCTTGAATTGATCTCCAACTAGTTGTTTCAATTCAAAGTTAGCTCCTTCTAACTTCTTTAAAGGATCCTCGCTATCTACCTTCTCTAATTGCACAGCTCGCACAATTTTTTTATTCGTAACAGTTTCATCGTTCCCTACTTTTTCTACATCTCCATCGACGAATGCCTTATCAATTGTAATCGACATCACTTCTTTATTTTTAAGGTATCCTTCAGGAGCTTCAGTTTCTACCAAGAGGTACTTACCCCAGAGTAATCTGTCGAATGTGACGACTCCTTTTGCATCTTCATCTGTATCTTCATCTGCACCGGTAACTCCAGTTTTGATAGTTTTTCCACTATCCTCGTCTATCAATGAGAATTTTGCACCATTAAGTAGTTTGCCAGTTGACGCATCTGTTTTCGTTATTTGGAGGCGTCCTAGTTCACCCGATCCACTGCCCATACCACCTGTTACCTTCACAATAACTGTACTAGTAGATTCGGTTTTATCTACTCTAACATGCTCACCTGTAAATGAAATCTTATTCGTAATATTAGCAGGTGCTTTTAGAATAAATGATTGATATTCCAACATATACGGTTCACTAATTTCATTTATAAATGAAAGTTCGAACGCATATGGATCGTGGCTTTCATTGAAATCGAGTGTATAGTCTGTGCCTTTCGTTAATAATGCACCTTTTTTAACATTCCCTTTTTCATCTGCATCCGTAGCATATAGACGTATGGAATCTTCCAAAACTGCTTGGTCAGCACTTGGTATATCGGTTACTTTTGCCTTAGAAACTTTCGATTGGGCAAAGTTTATGTCGACTTTCCAATCAATAATTTTCCCATTTTGTAAGCCGGATTTGGCTGTGTATTTTCCACCGTGTGGAATTGAAACGGATGCTGTAAGATCTGTTTCTTTATCCGTGCCATTCTTAACAGTTGCTGTGTTATCGTATTTGGCTTCGACTAAATCTAAATCTTTCAAGCTTGTTTTGTACGTTATCATGTACGGCTTAGTTATTTCGTTGTTAAATTTAACCACAAATCCTGGATTACCATTTTCATCTTTAATCCAACTAGTTGAGTAGTCTTTTCCTTCAATCAATTCCTTCACTTCTGTTCCATTTGCCCCACCTGTGAGAGCCATTTCATGAACTTCAATCGATTCTTTTAAAACCTTTTGATTTCCAAGAATGAAGTCCTCCACAGAAGCATTTGTAAGTGTTTTTAGGTTATAGTTCACGCCAACATTCCAAGTAATTTCTTGAGTCACGGCATTGTATGAACCGTTTTTGAAACCATTGGACTGTGTATAACCATCTGGGGTGAAGTCAGATTTCGCTTCTTTTGTTTGGTCTTTTTCATCTTTGTCTTTCCAATTGAGCGTTACTTTGTTTTGTAAATAATTCTTACCTTTATCTGCTCGCTTTTCGTAATCAAAAGCTGTTGTATATTTAATTGTGTGTGGAGTATTGATTGTTTTTTTGAACTCGATAATGAACTCATCTTGTTCGTTTTTTGTTAACTCATAATCGGTACCTTCAGTTAACATTCCGGTGTTGTTTGTAATTTTGATACTACTAGAATCTAACGTAAGTCCTGCATTTGTAAAGACATCTGTTAAAATCACATTTTTCATTTCATGACTGTCGTTGTTAAAGGAGATTGTCCATTCGATTCTTTTGTCTTTGTAATTGGGTGTTCCATGTGATTTGAACAGAATTTGTTGGTTAATATCTCTGCCTGCATCCTTTGATATTTCACCAGTTTTAACTGTATTAATGATTTTTTCTCCGTCAAACACACGGTCAGTTGCTTTTGTTTGATAGGTGATTTTGTAAGCGGAATTGATATCTTCATTGAACTGAAGCTCAAATCCATTTTTATTGTCTTCAGATTTTGGAGTAACAGTGTAATTTGTAAACTCTTCAACTACACCTTCGCCGCCGCTATCATTGATTGCAACTTTCTGTACGTTAAAAGAATCAGCTATAAGCTCCTGGCTACCATTGAATAAGTCTTTCAATAATGCGTCCGCTATAGCAATATCCTTTTCATTATAATTATATTTTATTTCCCATGTGATTGTTTGCGTCTTAGCATCATAGTGACTTGACCGTTTTTCTAACGGCTTCCCTCTCTTAACACTAACAGTTGCAGTTGCATCTCCAGCATTACTGCCATCTGATAATAACGTTGCTGTGTTTGTAAAAATTGCTTGGTCATGATTCGTAATTGTTGTTGTATATACGGCTCGATATGCTGTGCTGATGTCTGTATTAAAATTTATTGTAAAATCTTTTCCATCTTCTGTTTTTCCAACAGAATACCTGCTAGGATCCACTGGTTCTCCTAGACTTACAGAACCATTCAATTGGACTTTGAGATGGTAAAGTTCTAGAGTTCCTTCCTTAAACTCTTGGCCATCTTGGATTGGGTCGCTCAGGATTGCATTATTAATCTTTTTCAGAGTTTTATTGAAATCGACTGTCCATTTAATCGTTTCAGAGTTATAGATTTTATTGGGCACCCCACTTTTTTCGACAGCTGGCCCACCTGGTTCAAAGGTAAGAGGGATCGTTATAGAAGCTCCACCTTCTATCGGCGTGATTGTTATCGTTCCTTCTTCAGTAACGATAATATCTTCACTTAATTCGGTCCAAACTTGAATATCACCTGAGATATTTGAAAAACTCTCTATAAACTCAGTGAATGTTATCGTAACTTGGCCATCAAGCCTAACATCGAAATGCCCTACAGTTTCACCATTAAATTTCATTTCTTCTTTTTCAATGACGTTGTAAACTTCGAGCTCCTTTGGCAGATTGAACGTAAATGTGGATCCTGCTTTATAGCCGTGGTCATTCACAAGTGCCCACTTGTAACCCACCGAAATTAGTGAATCAAAACCAGGATTTTCAATTGGATTTCCATCCTTATCCTTATATTTTAATTCGAAACTCGTTAGAATATTTTCGGTTATTACTGTTGGTTCACCCTTTTCCTCGACCAACGGCAGTTTTTCCAAGTCTTCGCATTCCAATAGTTCATCGGTTTCATCGCATTCTATTGGTTTTTCACATTCCGGGGATTCTCCAATTTCCTCACATCCCGGTTCAACTTCTGGTACATCAATCTCTGGCACTTCAATTTCCGGTATTTCAATTTCCGGCACTTCATTTTCTGGTAGTTCTGGAGATTCGTTTTCGGCACCTTCTTCATCTTCACCAGGAGTTACTTCTGGTTCTGTTACTGGTTCATCTGGTTCTATCTCTGGTTCTATTCCCCCCACTTCTTCCTGGGCAGCTTCAACTTGAATTATCTGATTATCCTCATTCAGTTCGGTTTCACTGAATTCGTTTGCACTTGCGGAAGCCAATGGTCCTAAAATAGCTTGCCCAATCAGCAGTAACATCAAGGCAAATATGTTTAACTTCTTCACGCTATCCCTCCTCTCTGTTTGTTATTCGACTTGTCCGCCCAATAATACGCATTTCGAACTTTCATACCCAATTCCCCTTTTCATAATAAATATATTTATATCAATTTCTATAAATATCAATTTTTGATTTTTGCAACTGCTACTTCTTTAATGCCGCCTGAACAATCAATCGGTTCGGCGGATTAACTGCTCCAAGCGGTGTGCAAGTTACCAGTGTGAGAAATGGTCCTTCTTGATCATCGAGGACGGACACATCCGATTGATGGACGATAAATGAGTCCACTATGACAAATTCATATGTTCCTTCTTGTGTGGTCACTTGAATTTCATCATTTATCCTTAATTCATTCATACGATTGAATTGTTTCCCTTTCGTTACAGCTCTGTGTCCAGCTAAACCAATGTTGTTGACGCCGAATTCTTTTTTAGGCTCGATCATACCGATGCCTTTACTGAGCGTTTCGGGACTCGTCCCGTCAAAGATAATCATTTCAAGGTCAATTTTGTTAATATTAATAATTCCGCGAGCTCCTTCCAATAGTTTGGATTTCTCGCCAGTTGACTGATTGTATTTCTGCACCGTGAGTATATCTTCAGATTGATTGGAGGCCTGCTCAATTTGTTCCGTATTGCCTAATTGTTCAAAACTCCTTACCAGCTGCTGTTGACCACGATCATAGTACTGTTTTTCAAGTTGCGGATAAAATACAACCGCTAAGCCAACGACCATCAATAGAATGCCTACAATTTTCCGCAATCCTATTCGCTCCTTACTTGGACATAAAAAGTGAACGTACGCTAAGACTTTTCCCAGTCCCTTTGCAAACGTTTCTTAACTTATGATAGGGAGCCCCTCTTATAGAACGCTTTACAACCTCTTACACTTCTCTTAAACAATTAATAGCCAACGTCTTTTAGTAATGAGTACGCCTGAATTTGAGGATTTCTGTTTATTCTTCTCTAGACGTTTTACAGATTCGTAACATTAATTATTGATGCGCGAACAACACTTTACCAATCTCACACTCAGGCATTATGGTATACTACTATTAATTACAGTCAGTAAACTAAAGTCCTAATCAGATAATTAAATCAAGAGCGTTAAAGGCAATATTAATAGTTAAAATGGCGCACTTTAATTTGGAGGAATTCCATTGAAAAAAATATATTTCACACTCTTATTTATCGCACTGTCATTTGCTAGTTATTCGACCCATACACAAGCTGCTAGCAATGAAAATCCTGGATTTAAAACGGCTGTAGCAGCGGACTCATACAACTTAATCCGTTCCTCTCTGTTAAAAAATGAACGTACTGGGCAATTTGTTAGCGCAGAAGTTTCATATAAACAAGTTGACGCGCTTATTCAAAAAGCAGTACGTGAAAATCCTGAAATACTTTATTTTGATTCGGCGATGTCATGGTCAAACGGTGACATTGAATTTTCGTACTCACTCCCTGATAGCACAATAAAAAAGAATAAAGCAGCTCTTTCAAAAGAGGTTGACAAGGTACTTGCCCAAATTATCAAGCCCGGCTTCACAAATTTTGATAAAGTAAAAGCCATTCATGATTATTTAGTATTGAATGTTGCTTATGATCACAAAAACTTTCAAAATAACACCATCCCTTCTGATTCCATTACAGCTTATGGTGCACTTATAAAAGGTGTGGCCGTTTGTGATGGATATACGAAAGCTGCTCAACTTCTACTTAATCGCCTTGGTATTGAAAATTACTATGTTGACGGATATGGAAATGGCGGTCAGCATTCATGGAACTTAGTCAATCTAAACGGTCAGTATTACTTCATGGACATTACCTGGGACGACCCCGTTCCGAATGTAAAAGGTGCTATTAGTTATAAATACTTCCTAGCCTCTGCCGATCAACTGCGAAAAGACCATAAATGGAACGAAGCGGATTGGCCAATTGCCAAGAGTAAAACGTACAGTTTCTTGAACGACTTTAGCTCGATGATCGAATTCAAAGGATACTATTACTACAGCAGTATTTCGGACAAGGATACATTGTATCGAGTTAAGAAAGATGGAAAATCTAAGCAAAAAGTTAACAATGTAAGGGCTCCTTATTTCGCCATTATCGATGACTGGATTTATTTCAGTAATTATTCGAAAGGCGGCTTCTTGTATAAGATGAAAACAAATGGATCCAAACCTCAACAACTAAATGCTATCCATTCAGTCAATCTAGTCGCAGTGAACAACCAGCTTCACTATACTGATTCCAAAACTAAAAAAGTTCTTAAATTGACGATAAAATAAAAAACTCCTAATCGGATTTGGCCGATTAGGAGTTTTTTCATGGTATCTTTTTAGTTTGACTAGAATGCTTACTCGTTCTGGCTTAGCATTGAAGATATAGATTTGTTATTTATTGCAAGACTATAATATTCTTGAGTTAATAGAGTGATAGGTTTCCTACACTGAAGGAGGTAATTTCATTATACAGCGTGATTGCTTTATCATCTGGTAACTCCACACCTCAAAGATCGAGAATTCCAGCTTCTGCGTAAGGATAATCTGACGTTAAATAATGATTGAGCCAAAGTAACCTAAAACTCATAAGTTAAAGTGAAAATACAACGATAGTGATAATCATTTTTTCTTATTCATGATAGTTAGATGCGCTGTTTGATAGGCTAAATCTATCTTGCAGTCAAATCTCTTTCATTTTCGAAGTATGGAGAACACGATTACAAGGGCAAGATATAGCAAGTGTATGTAAGATTATAGTGACTCCCTCCATTTGGACGCTACGGGATATTTCATTTGCCAACTCTTTGGAGTGCGTTAGATCATCAGTGATAATCAAGTTCTTTATAGCAGATGGATCTTCTTTGCAAAAACCGGTTAGCTATGGTGATATGTTATATGATCGGGTGGCGGGAGATATGATCGGCTGAGCGACGCTTATGATCGGGTGGCAGGATATATGCTCGGTTGAACGGTGGTTATGATCGGTTGGGGGGATATATAATTGGCTGCCCGCCGGTTATGATCGGGTGGCGATTTATATGATTGCTCACCCATCAGCATCTGATATGAAAAAAATTCAACCCCTTAAAACATACTGATTAATTAGTTATCTGTAATAATTCAAGGGAATATCCCCAAGCATTGCTACCTTTCTTTCAATCCCGAGTCAATTCTGTTACATACCGTTCCCAACTACTGATACGTTGTACACTAGATATACGTCAATTTTCTTGAGGAGTTTGATTATGAATAAGAAACGTTTATCCTGGGTGGATGTCACCAAAGGATTTTTAATGATTCTTGTCGTCATTGGTCATTATCCTGGACAGCTCGATTTCCCACTGGCGAAGTATATCTATTGGTTTCACATGCCAGCATTCTTTATTTTAAGTGGTTTGTTTTTTAAGCCTGTTGTAGAAAAGGGCTTAATGATACTGTCGATTCAAAAACGTTTTATGCAATTGATCGTCCCCTATTTGTTTTTCCTCGTCAGTATTACGCTGATTCGTTACGGGATAGAAATTGGTTCAGGCAATATGGATCTATCATGGTATGTAAATGATTTGTGGACACTCGCTGTCGGCGGACGTTTTGCACGTGGTGCATATGGTGTATTCTGGTTTGTAACTACGCTTTTCTTTACGTATTTGTTCTTCTTATGGATGACAAAATACTTTAGTCGTACGAAACAAATTATTATTTTGGCTATCTTTTATAGTATTGCCCATTTTGAAAGTTTGTTTGCGATGCGCGTCATTGGTGGATCACCAGATACTGCTTCTCAAACAATCCCAATGATTTGGAACATCGATGTTGCACTCATGGCAGTCGTCTATTTTTCACTCGGTTATTATATGAAGAGTATTTGGATGAATGTTTCGAAAAGATGGTTAACCGCGGGATTGATCGGTAGTGTGACAGCAGTTTTGCTTGATAACTTTAATGTAATTGACTATCATTTGAGCATGAAATTTTTGCGCTATGAACATTTCGTTTTAGATTTGATCATCCCACTTTCATTCACACTTGTATTGGTGGGCGTATTCCAACTCATCGCTACTCAACTGTCACTCAATTGGCTGCAAAGGATCGAGAAGCACTCCCTAACGATTATGTACTTGCACATCTTTACTGACATTTTGTTAAATGATTACTTCACATATGGCATTATTGGATTCACAGCATTTGGATTGGTCATTCCAATCGTGGTTTCAATCATCATTCAAAAATTGATACCACATGGAAAGCTACTACTTGGTGGATTTTCACAAAAAAGGCCACTACCCATTCAGCAGTAGCACACTAAAATCCGTACTAGATATGTTGAAATAAAGAATCCTACCAACAACGCTCGGCGCTAGGGGATGCCTCCCACAATAAGCCGGACAGAAAACCACTGTCAGTCTTATTGCTCCGGCTACCCCAGTAGACGCCTTCGCTGGAGATTTATAAGATCATTAGTTCAACTTATATAGATAGTCGGCATTTAACAAATAGAATGTTCTTCCAACACCGCTTGTCGCTAGATTTGTTCGTTACACCGGCAAGACGATTAACAGGTATATCTCTAGGCAATCGTGCATATACTGCTAATCACAGAGAGGCGGCACTCCTCTGTCCCGCACGGGGGCACTTTCGACGGAAGGTGAAAAAGAATACCAAGCATAATCTGACTGGAGATTGTCCAGTAGTGCCGCGTAATACATAGCTTAGGAACAGCAAAACCAGCCATTTACGATCTTGGCTGGTTTTAATTTGGACTTTATGTCATTTAGTTAACACGTCTGATGATTAACCATTCACCTACCTAAAACACTGGCGAGAAGGGCTTGAATACCGCCATTTTCACTGGAATATTTCCGGCCTGCTTTCGGCGAAATAATCACGACACTTTTTTACCGAGGGGCAAGAGCAGCTAGAAGTGACTCCTGTTGCGACTAATCGCCTGCCGCGTTCCTACACTATTCAAGTGAAAAATGCAGTTGCTTTGAAAGAAATGAATAGATAACTATCTATAGAGATGGTAAGTGCCCGAAGATGTAATTTCGGGCACTCTAGCACGACGTATATTGTATTCTTTGCTAACTTTTCAAAGATTATGTGATCCTCTATAAGAAAGTGACACTTCCTTAAAATAAAAACAGGGATACTATATTCTATAAAAATACATTGGAACATCCAGCGAAGGCGCGTCTTCGTGGTAGCCGGAGCGATAAGACTGAAAGCGGTCTTCTTTCTGGCTTATCGCGGGAGGCATCCACAAAGCGCCGAAGCGTGTAGAGTGAGGAATTCTTAGTCTAGTCCATGGCAGGTTTTCATTTGCACCCTATGTAATTGAACCAGATAGTTACTAAGGAAACGTTATCACAAGATCTCCTTTAATATTCACACCCTCGATCAATTCCTCATTAAACAAATACTGTGTATCATTCTTGTCCTGTGGTGTTATTGCCTCGTAGCTATTCTTAACAGATAAAACCTTAAAAGTAAAAAAGAGTAGCAGGTTACAAAATAATTCAAAATTACTTCACACTCTCCAACAAAAGAGGCCCAGCAACTTTCACTCTAACCAAGATTGCTTCCCCTGGAATATAAGCCAATGGAAAGTCTTCCAACTGGATAATATCGATTTGATCAGGATCTGCGCCTGCCGTAATAGCCGCTTGGATTGCTTCTTGTTTTGCTTCTTCAATCACTTCATGGTGAGCGCGATTTTCGAGCAAGTAAATTTTTTCACATGTACCGCTAATGTCGCCAAGTGCTGCACCAATTGCATTTGCCACTCCCGCGTGTTCGGGTCGGATAATACGACTCGCACCTTTTAATGTGGCAGGCATCAAGGCTGCACCACCACCAACCAGCACGACTGACACGTCATCCCCGCTTGTTTTCATGCGATCAATTGCTTTTTCTACCATTTCGACAATTTGTGGGTAAATTTCTTGTGTAGGAATGGAAAGAAGTTTTTCTTCTTGCGCATTCTCCATCTGCATCATGCCTACTCCTACAGCAACATCCGTCACAGTTAGTGTTTCACCACCGAAGATGAGTGCTTTCTCGGGCAATTGATAACCCACACTTTCAGGACCAATTTTCCATGCACTGTCTTCTAAAGTTACTTGAGTACCGCCCCCTAGACCAAGTGAGTAGATATCAGGCATGCGATAATTGGTACGGACACCACCCACTTCAACGGCAAGAGAAGTTTGTCTCGGGAATCCATTTGCTAATACACCGATATCGGTCGTCGTACCACCAATATCCACGACAATTGCATTGCGCTCTTTCGATAAAAATGAAGCCCCTCGGATTGAATTGGTTGGCCCACATGCGATGGTGAAAATCGGGTACTTTTGAGCAAAGACATTAGTCATCAGTGTACCGTCATTTTGACCGAAATAAATTTTTGCATGAATGCTTTCATTAACCAATGCCTGCTCAAAGCCTTCTGCTACATGCTTGATGACATTCTTAAGTGCAGCATTCAAAATGGTTGCATTTTCCCTTTCAATTAAACCAATCGTACCGATTTCACTTGAAAGGGAAATCGGAATATGTGGTAACTCCTGTTGGAAAAAAGCTGCTACTTCTTTTTCCTGATCGGCTAGAACCGGAGAAAATACACCTGTAATAGCAATCGAATCTACTGAGTCTCTAAACAACTCGACAGTCTCTATTAATTCATCTCGCACAATACCTGTAATTGGGGAACCGTTAAATTCGTAACCTCCGTGAATCAAAGCGGTTTTAGCCTGTAATTTATCGACTAAATCTTCTGGCCAGTCGACAAGTGGAGGAACCGTTGTTCCAGAAGGAAGACAAATGCGAATGATTCCAATTCTATTTAATGATTTCCTCTCCACGATTGCATTTGTGCAATGCGTCGTGCCTAGTGTTGCTATTTTAATATCTCTGACATTGACCGCCGAACTAGCTAGTAGTTCTTTAATTGTCGTTTGAATCCCTGAAAAAACATTCTTTGTGGTGGGCGTTTTTGTACTGCAGATTACTTCATTTTTTGTATTCAACAGAACTCCGTCTGTATTGGTACCGCCAACGTCAATTCCTAACCGTATCATGAAGGCACAAACTCCTTTATCAGTATTTCTAATGGCGTATAGTCATATGGATACTTGAAATAACGCGGGCCTGCCGTCTCAATGCCAATTGGCGTCCGCCATCTCTCGTTCGCCGGAAAAGCTACAATGATGACGCGAGCTCCATATCTCAAACCTTCTGTTGTAATGGGCATGCCCGTTTCTTCATCTAAAACAGCAATTAAATCTGGTGTCATAGCAATCGGTTTGTTATTTATTTCAGCAAGAAGATGTTCATTTTGGAAGGATAGCACGCAAGAATCAAGATTATTTTCTTCGCTGCCTTCAAAAACAGCTTTCCCTCTCGTAAATCCACCCTC from the Sporosarcina psychrophila genome contains:
- a CDS encoding DUF5050 domain-containing protein; protein product: MKKIYFTLLFIALSFASYSTHTQAASNENPGFKTAVAADSYNLIRSSLLKNERTGQFVSAEVSYKQVDALIQKAVRENPEILYFDSAMSWSNGDIEFSYSLPDSTIKKNKAALSKEVDKVLAQIIKPGFTNFDKVKAIHDYLVLNVAYDHKNFQNNTIPSDSITAYGALIKGVAVCDGYTKAAQLLLNRLGIENYYVDGYGNGGQHSWNLVNLNGQYYFMDITWDDPVPNVKGAISYKYFLASADQLRKDHKWNEADWPIAKSKTYSFLNDFSSMIEFKGYYYYSSISDKDTLYRVKKDGKSKQKVNNVRAPYFAIIDDWIYFSNYSKGGFLYKMKTNGSKPQQLNAIHSVNLVAVNNQLHYTDSKTKKVLKLTIK
- a CDS encoding SpaA isopeptide-forming pilin-related protein, producing MKKLNIFALMLLLIGQAILGPLASASANEFSETELNEDNQIIQVEAAQEEVGGIEPEIEPDEPVTEPEVTPGEDEEGAENESPELPENEVPEIEIPEIEVPEIDVPEVEPGCEEIGESPECEKPIECDETDELLECEDLEKLPLVEEKGEPTVITENILTSFELKYKDKDGNPIENPGFDSLISVGYKWALVNDHGYKAGSTFTFNLPKELEVYNVIEKEEMKFNGETVGHFDVRLDGQVTITFTEFIESFSNISGDIQVWTELSEDIIVTEEGTITITPIEGGASITIPLTFEPGGPAVEKSGVPNKIYNSETIKWTVDFNKTLKKINNAILSDPIQDGQEFKEGTLELYHLKVQLNGSVSLGEPVDPSRYSVGKTEDGKDFTINFNTDISTAYRAVYTTTITNHDQAIFTNTATLLSDGSNAGDATATVSVKRGKPLEKRSSHYDAKTQTITWEIKYNYNEKDIAIADALLKDLFNGSQELIADSFNVQKVAINDSGGEGVVEEFTNYTVTPKSEDNKNGFELQFNEDINSAYKITYQTKATDRVFDGEKIINTVKTGEISKDAGRDINQQILFKSHGTPNYKDKRIEWTISFNNDSHEMKNVILTDVFTNAGLTLDSSSIKITNNTGMLTEGTDYELTKNEQDEFIIEFKKTINTPHTIKYTTAFDYEKRADKGKNYLQNKVTLNWKDKDEKDQTKEAKSDFTPDGYTQSNGFKNGSYNAVTQEITWNVGVNYNLKTLTNASVEDFILGNQKVLKESIEVHEMALTGGANGTEVKELIEGKDYSTSWIKDENGNPGFVVKFNNEITKPYMITYKTSLKDLDLVEAKYDNTATVKNGTDKETDLTASVSIPHGGKYTAKSGLQNGKIIDWKVDINFAQSKVSKAKVTDIPSADQAVLEDSIRLYATDADEKGNVKKGALLTKGTDYTLDFNESHDPYAFELSFINEISEPYMLEYQSFILKAPANITNKISFTGEHVRVDKTESTSTVIVKVTGGMGSGSGELGRLQITKTDASTGKLLNGAKFSLIDEDSGKTIKTGVTGADEDTDEDAKGVVTFDRLLWGKYLLVETEAPEGYLKNKEVMSITIDKAFVDGDVEKVGNDETVTNKKIVRAVQLEKVDSEDPLKKLEGANFELKQLVGDQFKTIGLLPTDEMGIIYKEGLDPGDYQFIERIAPNGYLVDNTPIPFTIGENQLEVVKLDQVKNNIIKGAVELKKVDKDNSKITLGNAVFELQDATGKVLEQGLTTGSDGKITKNGLNPGSYQFVETKAPFGYKLDQTPIPFKIAPSQNTILELTARNEMILGSVVLTKVDEDNSETTLKGAIFELQDATGNKIQDGLSTDKNGKITVLNLKPGAYQFVETKAPAYYQLNQQPIKFNIETGETSVTTSFNAPNKLVTGSVELKKVDKDNAKLVVKGAEFALQDADGKVLQSALKTDKNGKLLVTDLKPGSYQFVETKAPFGYVLDETPITFTIKKSKTTADVKLVKVKAENELKTGSVELTKVDNEDPTTILEGAVFKLQNASGKTIQKGLKTNKEGKIVVDNLKPGKYQFVETKAPFGYDLDATPVKFTITKGQSKILKISTNNNLTPGSVELVKVDSANKEVTLVGAEFKLLDEKGEILQENLSTNTDGKLVVNDLKPGNYQFVETKAPFGYVLDETPIEFTIDKGQTVARGLEIPNTIIPGSVELTKYDKDNDGAILTDVEFELLDAEGKMLREGLVTDQTGKVVVEDLKPGNYQFVETKALFGYKLNATPIKFTIVLGPTAVETVEAYNELSTGSVELTKRPEHNGNGTLTGAVFKLLDAEGNTLKEDLTTDKDGKLVVDNLKPGNYQFIETKAPTNYILDTTPVKFEIIKGQTVTVQVIKTNKYNPYYPPVDPGKPSEPSKPGEPGKPSEPSKPSEPGKPSEPGKPSEPGKPSEPGKPSEPGKPSEPGKPSEPGNPVEPSEPVEQENPGIPGNPSNPSNPSNPSNLSNPSNPSNPNLVIPSEKLPQTGEAFPIGSMAAGIGMILLGAWMVLRRKKSKKTPIEFS
- a CDS encoding hydantoinase/oxoprolinase family protein, whose protein sequence is MIRLGIDVGGTNTDGVLLNTKNEVICSTKTPTTKNVFSGIQTTIKELLASSAVNVRDIKIATLGTTHCTNAIVERKSLNRIGIIRICLPSGTTVPPLVDWPEDLVDKLQAKTALIHGGYEFNGSPITGIVRDELIETVELFRDSVDSIAITGVFSPVLADQEKEVAAFFQQELPHIPISLSSEIGTIGLIERENATILNAALKNVIKHVAEGFEQALVNESIHAKIYFGQNDGTLMTNVFAQKYPIFTIACGPTNSIRGASFLSKERNAIVVDIGGTTTDIGVLANGFPRQTSLAVEVGGVRTNYRMPDIYSLGLGGGTQVTLEDSAWKIGPESVGYQLPEKALIFGGETLTVTDVAVGVGMMQMENAQEEKLLSIPTQEIYPQIVEMVEKAIDRMKTSGDDVSVVLVGGGAALMPATLKGASRIIRPEHAGVANAIGAALGDISGTCEKIYLLENRAHHEVIEEAKQEAIQAAITAGADPDQIDIIQLEDFPLAYIPGEAILVRVKVAGPLLLESVK
- a CDS encoding acyltransferase family protein, producing the protein MNKKRLSWVDVTKGFLMILVVIGHYPGQLDFPLAKYIYWFHMPAFFILSGLFFKPVVEKGLMILSIQKRFMQLIVPYLFFLVSITLIRYGIEIGSGNMDLSWYVNDLWTLAVGGRFARGAYGVFWFVTTLFFTYLFFLWMTKYFSRTKQIIILAIFYSIAHFESLFAMRVIGGSPDTASQTIPMIWNIDVALMAVVYFSLGYYMKSIWMNVSKRWLTAGLIGSVTAVLLDNFNVIDYHLSMKFLRYEHFVLDLIIPLSFTLVLVGVFQLIATQLSLNWLQRIEKHSLTIMYLHIFTDILLNDYFTYGIIGFTAFGLVIPIVVSIIIQKLIPHGKLLLGGFSQKRPLPIQQ
- a CDS encoding class D sortase: MRKIVGILLMVVGLAVVFYPQLEKQYYDRGQQQLVRSFEQLGNTEQIEQASNQSEDILTVQKYNQSTGEKSKLLEGARGIININKIDLEMIIFDGTSPETLSKGIGMIEPKKEFGVNNIGLAGHRAVTKGKQFNRMNELRINDEIQVTTQEGTYEFVIVDSFIVHQSDVSVLDDQEGPFLTLVTCTPLGAVNPPNRLIVQAALKK